The sequence CTGCTAAGCATGGACAACTGGTTCTCTCTTGCACTGATGAGCCGCATCTACGAGCACTTTACCGCCCTCGACGCCGACGGCGATGGCGTTCTGACTCGCGAGGAGCTGTCCCACTACAGCAACGACAGCTTCACGCAGCTCTCGATTCAGCGCGTGTTTGAGTGCCACGTGAATCACAGCGGCACCCGCCACATCATGGATTACAAGACGTACTTGAACTTTGTTATTGCCACAGAGCACGCTGCGACGCGGCCGGCGATGCGGTATATTTGGGCCCTATTAGACCTAGACGGCACTAAAACACGCATCAAAATCTCAACGCTGCACTGTTTCTGCAAGGAGATCGCGAGCGAACTGCTCGCCAACGGCCTTATGGTGGACATCTCGGCGCAGTCGATCCTGTCTGAAATTGTGGACATGATCAATCCCGCCTGGCATGAATGGGTGACGTTTGAGGACATTGAGAGGTCCGGCCAGCAGGCCACCGTTCTCCCTATTCTTTTGAGTTATCGCAACTTTTATGCCTACGACTGCCGTGAGcagacagcggcggccgctAACGACGGTTACGCAGACATGCCTGAGCTGTTAAGATAGAGAGGTGATGCACGAGCGAGACCGTGCCAGCCGATATGTGAGgatagaggggggggtactccccgtctctcttcACCGCACGAGAACTCCGTCCTACTCCTCGTCGCTGGTATTGAAGTTCGAATGGATCGAGCATacatttttttcctttcctctgtTCCACCCCCGTATGCGAGTCCGTGTCGTGTGCGCGTGACATGGTGCGCCCActcgctctcctttgctTTAATACTCGCTGTGGTTGGATGTAGTTGCTCTTCTCGTGACGCATTTTATACGAacgacacacacccacactcgcctctttccctttcccccttccgcCACGGTTTTCGGCAGTGACGTTCAAACTGACGCGTCTGTTGCTCCCCGTTCGAGAACACAgctgcacccccctccctgcggAGAACGAGACAGTGGATTTTTGTGCGCGCTGTCAGGGCATTATGATGCATGTCCTAGTCGCGTGTAACTTcacctttccttctctcatGTTCCCCCACTCATATTCGCGCATACATGCCGGCGCTCACTTACCCTTTTCCTTGTGCGTCTTCTCGCCCCTCACTGTGTGGGACACTGCACACCATCAACAGCACTTTCGCAGAGAGGGGCGAAACACAATGGTAAACTATCCTAAGAAGAAGGTGATGCACTGCAACGACGCGCGGTGCAACGCGCACAAGTCGTTCAAGGTAGTGCAGTACAAGGCTGGCAAGGCGCGCCTTTTTGCTCGCGGGAAGCGTCGTTACGACCGCAAGCAGTCTGGCTATGGTGGCCAGACCAAGCCTGTCTTCCACAAGAAAGCCAAGACGACCAAGAAGATTGTGCTCAAGCTCCAGTGCTCTGGCTGCAAGTCCATTCGCCAAGTTGTCCTTAAGCGCACGAAGCACTTTGAGCTGAACGACAAGAAGAAGACCGGCAACAAGGACCCCACCTGGTAAACCACTCGCGCTCCCTGTACCCTCCGCACGCACAACAAATGCCGCCTCTGCATCGtgtctttttgtttttgctttCTGATTTCAACCCTGTCCTTCGCTTTGCCTCAACGTGATCAACGCAGTAAGGACATCACCAAGCAGCGGAATTTCCCATCGAGAGGTCTTCggctccttcctctccccgctCCGTCATCTCACAATGCCCTCTGCAGGCGGCCTTGATAGGCGCCAGGGTTGTGGGTAGCGTGGCCGCAGTTGAATGCCTGCAACCACCGCGTCTCCTTCCTTTTGCCACAGCGTCGCTCTCACGGCGTCATGTACTCCATGAGCGCAGGGTTGCTGGGACCTCTGCACCTCTCTGCAGGCGTACCTGTGCACCCAAACGCGACAACTGCCTTCTTTGGTCGAGTGCCTCCGCTCATTCATgcagcttctcctctccccctctctgctcttACCTCttcccgccctctctccgcaACGTCTGCATCTTCCTGTGTCCCCTGCACCGCTAGTATGCCTCACTCGTTGACTTACTCGCATACCAACACCCCTGCCAATTTATTTCCGTGCGCGCCTTGCATTTCTGAGAAGCACGATGTTCCGCTTCACGCTCCGCAACCTTGCCCGCAAGGCTCCCGCCAAGGCTGGGAGCAAGATTGCTGCCACCgtctccaccgccaccgccgcctaCCACACTGCGCCGGCTGTTGCTCAGACGGGGGTGAACATTCCGCCGATCCCGGGAGTGCGCAGCGTCCGCGCGTTCCGCTCGCAGAAAATGGCCGCATTGCAGCCGCAGCCTGTCCTCCCTGCCGGCAAGAAGGCCGCCGCCCCAAAAGATCCGAAGCAGGTCAAAGCGGCTGTGAAGCCTCGATCATCGAAGAAGACCATGGCGCCAGAGAAGACCGCTGTGCTCGTGAAGGAGCTTCAGGCGAAGAAGACCAAGACGCCAAAAATTGCCGCTAAAGTGATCTCCAAGCGGGCTAAAGTCAGAAAGGCGCGCAAGTAAGTGCGCCTTTTGTCCAGCTCAGGTGGTGTAGCAGACGGCTTTGGTGAGAGGGGCGAGATACGAAGGAAGCAACACAACACTGATCGCGATTAGAGCAGTTGAGAGGGTCTCGGCCTCATTCACAGTCACTTTGCGTGTGCTTTTGCTGTGACTCGCACGTCACCActttcccccaccccctacgCACCCCTCCGTTCTCCAGGGACGTTGTCGCAGTGAGCCTAATGCCCACCGCTTTCATAGATTACCCACcgtactttttttttcccttttcgtctTACCCCATTTAACGTTAGTTCGCTTGCGAACTCATTCTGGCCCGGGCCAGTGCATTGACGGCCACTGTCTGTCCCTCCCTGATAGAGCGTGTGTACGGGTGCGCGTCGTTGTGCCCACGTGCATTTTTTTTCATGTTTTGGTTCTTTTTTTATCTGTTGTTGTTCTGGTGTAGTGTGCATGACCCTAACTGATCGATGAGTTGGTTTTATGGATGCGTGGGGCGGTGGACGTGGGTAGGTCATTACCCTCGGCTCACTCCCTTGCCCCGTCTTCCCTTTTAGTCATGTCGCGCATGGCACTTCTCTCACTCGTATCTCGCTACTTCCTTCGCACCCTCGCACGAGCTCACCGTTGCGGTCTAGCAGCATCTCCAGATCGTGTGTTTTTCAATCTcgcagtgcgtgtgcacctGTGCTCGTGTTCTTGTATTGGGTCTGTAGACATGGGTGTCGATCCCGGTCCGCTAGATCTGGGCCTCCGCACTTTGTGACAATaagcccctccccctgagGCTCCTTTTCCCtgcgtccctctctccctctcgtcctctctcgctttccctcgCTGCGACTTCACGTACGTCTctgaggggagagagggccgcttagggggagaaaaaggcaTAGAAGTGATAATGCAACACGGGTGCACAACTCGCTCTACGAAGAAACATCCCCAGCATAGGGGCAGCTGCGCACGTCGACGACCAGGACAAATACGGCGCGTGATGCATATCAACTGCATCACGGCGCTTCACACGATCgtgccgccttcctcctcccccctctgtccCTTCTTGTCccgttttcctcttcctctgacGAGGACGGTTTCAAGATGATATGCTTGTCCGTGCGTGCGTCAAGACGTATACAGATGCCTCTCCCGCTAACTGCGAAGCACGAGTCGCGTTTTCTCCTCGCTGAGCTGACCGTGGTGCTGCCAAAGTGGTTTCTCTTATCTGAAAGCCCTCCGTTTCCCTtcaccaccccaccaccCTCGTAAGCACCAATCGCACAGCAATCCTGATTTGGTGcgtgcctgtctgtctgcACGTGCGTTGAAATTGCGGACAGCCATCGAAGTGCGAGTCCATTCCATAGACCCATCAACAGAAGCCGGGAGAAGCTTAGTCTACAAGAGCACGGCATCACTTGGTGGTCCTATCGCTACTGCTATACACCCAACCTTACCCCTCCCACCACCCTCACCTTTCTGGAGtggtctctttctctctccacagGTCGATTTCTGCTTTATTGCTTTAACTGCTTGCTATCCACATTTTGAAAGGGATGCTGAGAACGCTGTTCTTGTTGGGTGGGCGCGTCCGGCGATCACCCGTCCTCCGAACAGGCACTAAGGCTGGTGCTAAAGACCCcaaagcggcggcgcgaGCGGCCCGCCACCAGTCGGAAAGGGCGGCTGAGAAACAGTTTTTGAGGCTCGTCTTCACCGCCCAGGCTCGACGACAACGTCAAATCTCCGACGCCATAAAGAGAGCCGTGACAACCAAGTTCGACAAAGCGGCGGTGCCGAAGAGCGACGCGCGCTACGTCCGAAATCGAAAAATTGCACAAGCGGAGCTTGCAGCAGTGCAGAAGGAAGTTGCGCAGAGTGAGGCTCTGGCTAGAAAGGTAAATGCGGTGCCTCCCccgagagagaaggcggcgaggcGCGCCATGGAACGTCTTTCGCGGGAGGCCGTCGTAAGCTGCGATAAGAAGCAGAAGGCACGAGAGGAACGCTTCGCTGCCTCCCTGCAACGGCGGTTGGAGCGACGCAAGGCGCGTGTCGATGCGCTTGTCGCGAAGGCGTTGAAGGCGGAAGCGACAGCcaaggcaaaggaggaagCCCTTGCTAAGGCTGAGATGAGTGCCAAAGCGGATCAACAATCCGAGGAAACTATTCGCCAGCGCCAGGAGCAACGGGCTGCGCGCGTCAAGGGGCTTGTGGAAAGCCGCACAAAAGCATCGACAGCGGAGGCCGAAGTCGGCAGCTTGAGTGTTGGAAAACAGCTCACCGGGGAGCTTCACCCGGCTATGGAGGACCAAGATGCACGCATTGAGGCCATTATCGCGGAGATTCTTAATGTAGAAAAGGCCTCTGACAACGACGAGAACGCGGAAacgctggcggcggagcaGACGGCGGCTGCCTCGACTAGTCGCAGGTCGGGGCGCAAGGCGAAGACTACTGCCGTGGTACTGCTGGAAACCCCTGATGTTGCCACCTCCACGGCAGAGGTGCCGCAAGAGTCGATGCCTGTGGAAGCggaagcggcagaggcatCTCTGGAGGAGGCTATCACACGACAAATGCAGGGCCGACCTGTATCAGCACAGCCGCAAGCAACTACCGATGTGTCGACTGCAGCACCAGTGGAGGCTGTTGAGGAAGCAGTGGCAACAATGTCAGAAGTGCAGGAGGTACGCGTAGATGCTGAACTGCCACCCTCACCACCAATGCCGCTTTCGTCCGCCACTGCCGAACCGAAGGAACTGGCGAGCGCGCATGAATATTTTGTGGCGCACTtagagaaggcgaaggagcGCACCACAGCACCACTGTTGACCCGCATCCCACCAGCGCCGAGCGCCCCCGCCTCGTCACCAACGCCCCCGAGGACCTGGATGGTGGCCGAGAATTCAACAGGGCTCTTCCGCTTGTAGACAAAGACGTGTGACCCTGCCTGCCTTGTCATTTTGGGTGTACCTCCCCGTTGCGCAAATTGGGCGCGGTCACTTCGAGCGTGTGCCATTAGATATTTCAATAGAGTGAAGGAAGATCGTTCTAGGGTCTTTGGATGCTTGCCACACTATTAAGAATGCCTGTGCAGCAtcgcttctccccccctccaacTGTGCGCTGACTGTGtacctgtgcgtgtgtctgtttatgtctctctctgtgtgttaCGACTGCGCTTTGCTTCCATCATCACGGGGTAAGAGCCTCTAGCCaatgcctccctctcccaccctctTTCCTCGTCTTACAGGCGAAACGGACGGGCTGGCTTTCCTTACGGGGTGCGATAGATGCTGCGGTGAATGAGGGCCTTGTGGTGTTGAGGTCGCCTCCGGGACGACGCGCACTCCcttgttgtcgtcgtctttttgtgcgtgtgtagtGGGCTGCCGATAAGCACTGGGGTAAgggtgttcgtgtgtgtgtattggGGGAGATGATTAGAGGGGTGGTGCGGCGTGCAGCCGCCTTGTCCACCTCCGCGTCACCTATCGCCATGTGTGCTGTATTGATGCGCCTTTGTCTTCTTTTTTGgtgtttctcctcctctccctcgatTGCACCGCTCATACACAGCGAGATGCGATTCTCTACTTCATAGAAATCTGCGCGCCCGAGTGCTCTCAATGGAAACAGAAGTGCTCATATTAGCGATGAGGAGAGACGCTCGACGTCTTACTATGTGCGAACCGTGGAGATGCTTCGTCAGTGGTCTCCCACATAGAGGCCCTGTAGTCCTCAGTGAGGTATCTCTGCTGACCAGTCGTAGGCGACGATAGTGTGCACGTGCGGATGTGTTCCTGTCGCCAAGCTGTGCGACGCAACATCGCTATTTTTTCTGTCTATCATGCATGCACGGCTTTCTGCGCAAGTCGATCCGTGTTGCGCACCACGTCTTTTTCTGTGGCAAGTGCGGCCCTCTttgcccttctccctcttttttgcCATTTTGTCTTTTGCCCACGACACTGCGCTTACCCTCTGTGTGGACTTTTGAGGTGCTCGTCATGCACTCTtttgccccctcccctccccactccctcctcacacagactagctgcaccgcctcctgtCGCTAAGCTTCTCGTGCTGTAAGAATGGGCCTCGCCGACGCGCCATGGTTTGCCATCCCActtgccaccgccacgactGTGAGAGTGGCGACGGCAATCGTAAACTTCAGCAACCGTCGCGAACTGCAGCGGCGGGCAGGCTCGAAAGCTGCACGTGATGCCGAGTCTCTTATTGGCGCGGTTGCccacctcgctgcccacACTGAGGGCTGCACCTACCCCTCAACCGAGAATtcaacggcggcggtgatcGACCTGAACACCATACCCCGGCGCATCGTGGTGTCTCATGCGCGACTGCGCAGTCTCAGTTGCAGTTTACTCCCCCTCTTTGACTGCTACGCTGTTGCGTGTCGCTGCGGTACGGTTCCAGATGCAGTGAAAGCGGATGTGTGGAATTGCCTCTGCGCAGTTGTGGAAGCGCACATAGAGGCGTACGTCAGCGCCAGTGCTCTATCAGCAAACATCTCGGAGGCTTCCACCGCTCTGGCCGTGTGCGAGCTTCTTGCGGGACGGCACTATCATGTGTCACGCTTCCTGGAACCCACTCGAGCTTCCTCAGGTCTACTGCTCGGCTCGCCTCCGCGGCATCTTCTGGTCGAAGCAGTGCGCAAACATCGTGACGAGTGCAGCACCCTTCgctccctcactctcttcGTACGCCTTCTCCATGCCACGTGCACGCTCcctgagcagctgctcctcgccctccttgCTGTCGTGAACATCACGTACATTTCGCGACATGTGCGCAGTACGTCGTCCGAAACGGTGCCGTCGGCGCTCCGCTACACCGTAGATGTCCTAAATCAAGCTACAGCGACCGGTGAGGCACACTATTGTACGTGGAGAACGTTTGTGAGGCAGGTGGTGACTTCGTCACCGGGACGCATGTTAGCCAGTACCACCCTCGGTGTCGTCGTTTCGCACCTGTTCACCTGCGCCAAAGAAGCCGCATCAGATGCCGTGCTTCGCCACTTCCACATGACCCTCAAGACGGACACAGTGCTGGCGCTCATGCGGTTCGACTTTGTTGCGGACACACATTGGCCCCTGCCCGGCCGCGTGTACAGTGCACTCGCTGTGGTCACTAACTTCTCTTTCGCCGACGTTGACCGCTTGTTggatgtggtggtggaacGCGTGCAGCGGTGTCGCACCGTGTGGCGGCTCCCGGTTGCATGCGCGGCGGGGTGGCTGACGCGTCAAGGGCTGGACtggctgcagcggtgctggacgCGTGCCTGTCTCATGACGTCGTTTGTGGCCCGCTACGGGGCCGGCGGGCgggggtgctgcgcagccccCCGCGAGCGACCGGGCGGCTCCCGGCGTtgcccaccaccgcccccatGCCGCCCGCATTACGGCCTCCAAGTCCTGCTActtgctgctgcatctccttcTGGCGCGATatcctccccctctgcggtgctgcagcagctggcggagcatACTAGCTGGCCACTCGCGCCGCGCCCCTGCCTCACGGCGACGGAGCGGGTGTTGCAAGTCGTCTCCACTGCTGACGGGGCTGCCGAGGTTCTCCGCGCTCGGTACGACGCCGTACGTGAGCTCTGTATATCGCCTACGGAGGAAGCGCAAGCGGCGGACTCCTTTGCCGCCACCTTGAGTCTGCGGCGTGCGAACGGAGACGGCGCATTGGGGCTCTCGAGCTGGTCGCCGGACCTGGCGGTGGACGTGATGACCCTTGGAGGCAACCTTCTGGAAGAGGTAATTGACAAGGCGATGTCAACCTTCAATGGCGTCCCAATAATGGCGGCTGTTGCCGCAACGGAGACTCCATTGCGGCAACCGCACGgcgcaccgtcaccgccgtcgGAGGATGTCGTGTCGGCCGTCTACGCTGTGACCAGAGTGGTGGACAGTGGCGCCGTATTCGTCATGCCGCCGGTGCGATGGTGGTCGCCGATGTCGTCTTTCCAATTCGATGTGCAAACAGCTCAGTTGCGCTATCACGAGCACGAGACGTATGCACAGAGCATGGCAACTCTCGTGCACGTACAGCACACGCATCAACCCACCCTCGACAGGCAGCTGTGGGCGCACTACAACACACCGCCATCCTTGCTGCACCCAAGTGGTGgcaccagcgctgcctgGCGTGTGACATTCGATCACGTGTTCTTCCGCTATCCCGGCACAGAGCATGATGTGCTGCACGACGTCACTTTCGATGTCGCGGCCGGTGGCTTCCTCGGCATTGTGGGCTACAGTGGGGCCGG comes from Leishmania braziliensis MHOM/BR/75/M2904 complete genome, chromosome 33 and encodes:
- a CDS encoding putative 60S ribosomal protein L44 is translated as MVNYPKKKVMHCNDARCNAHKSFKVVQYKAGKARLFARGKRRYDRKQSGYGGQTKPVFHKKAKTTKKIVLKLQCSGCKSIRQVVLKRTKHFELNDKKKTGNKDPTW
- a CDS encoding h1 histone-like protein encodes the protein MFRFTLRNLARKAPAKAGSKIAATVSTATAAYHTAPAVAQTGVNIPPIPGVRSVRAFRSQKMAALQPQPVLPAGKKAAAPKDPKQVKAAVKPRSSKKTMAPEKTAVLVKELQAKKTKTPKIAAKVISKRAKVRKARK
- a CDS encoding ABC transporter family-like protein; protein product: MGLADAPWFAIPLATATTVRVATAIVNFSNRRELQRRAGSKAARDAESLIGAVAHLAAHTEGCTYPSTENSTAAVIDLNTIPRRIVVSHARLRSLSCSLLPLFDCYAVACRCGTVPDAVKADVWNCLCAVVEAHIEAYVSASALSANISEASTALAVCELLAGRHYHVSRFLEPTRASSGLLLGSPPRHLLVEAVRKHRDECSTLRSLTLFVRLLHATCTLPEQLLLALLAVVNITYISRHVRSTSSETVPSALRYTVDVLNQATATGEAHYCTWRTFVRQVVTSSPGRMLASTTLGVVVSHLFTCAKEAASDAVLRHFHMTLKTDTVLALMRFDFVADTHWPLPGRVYSALAVVTNFSFADVDRLLDVVVERVQRCRTVWRLPVACAAGWLTRQGLDWLQRCWTRACLMTSFVARYGAGGRGCCAAPRERPGGSRRCPPPPPCRPHYGLQVLLLAAASPSGAISSPSAVLQQLAEHTSWPLAPRPCLTATERVLQVVSTADGAAEVLRARYDAVRELCISPTEEAQAADSFAATLSLRRANGDGALGLSSWSPDLAVDVMTLGGNLLEEVIDKAMSTFNGVPIMAAVAATETPLRQPHGAPSPPSEDVVSAVYAVTRVVDSGAVFVMPPVRWWSPMSSFQFDVQTAQLRYHEHETYAQSMATLVHVQHTHQPTLDRQLWAHYNTPPSLLHPSGGTSAAWRVTFDHVFFRYPGTEHDVLHDVTFDVAAGGFLGIVGYSGAGKSTLLLLLSRVYAPTRGHIRINGYPIECMPPRALRRRLGHCWEGARGTCFLEGISVERNVAYGHLAAASVGAVTAALEQACVDTAVAARPNGLREPLRCSEWSGGEVARLMLARALMVPVDEAGIYMFDECTNALDSVTEAKVFSSHLCRRGNATRVMVSHRLASVRAADEILVLAHGRIVERGTWTQLLRGGDDSLFCTLYRAQTVS